The genomic DNA AAGCATAAAATGGAACCTTCCCTAAATACTGAAGTGGTATGTAGGGGCTATATCGGGATTTCCCCTTTGTACGGCAAATCGAAgttaaagaaaaaaacaaagaaaaaacacccaaaccaaccaacaaaacaagcaaacaacaaacaaataaataagaataataacattccgatcatgatgataataattataacctTGCCCTGAATAAAATAAAGTTGGACCTGTCCCAAATTTTAATGCACTATATGATGGGTTATTGACATCTTCTATATGTTGAAATTGGGGAATATATGGGGATttttctacagggtgtccctgaaagaactgtatcgtcgggaactgattgtttaggtattttaATGCATAAACCAAACGTTAAACAAAATAACTGATGATATTGAAGAACATATcagctatcatatactttttaaattttaacgattgaccgctccgtttttgtaataaaagaattttacgaaactccctcattttcaagcctttccacagagtcaatatctatcaatgacaacagaccATCATGCGCAgttttttgaataaagtgctcaatcccaaaacatgcttcgtattcagaatgcaattcgatacgtctgaggtgctttcatgtcccacaaaaaatactgtcgaaacgccataaacgctcattctagatcccttaaggttacgtagggtgaaaattccactcaacttatCATTTTTTTTGTGCTAAAGACAGGTCTTGTTTTTATATtaagggggcacaacactaaatgcttccgcatttggtgtaataGTATAGTCCGGATTAGTCCTGCTTAAAAATAGAGCCTGACGCCTGAGCGAAATATATCAGCCTCTCACTGGTAGCGAATTATAGTGAAAACAATaaagtaggacctcaacattaaacaTCTGTTCAAAACATGTTACGAATCGATTGTTAATTcatgacaggctgtcggaataataccAAGGACGGGACGGTAAGAAGGCGAGATAGTCGACtaaaattcgtgagggcgctgttcaggtgcttgtaactcaaaagttcgactgaatTAGTCACAAAAATCCAATTGCTATTAAATatcagactttatactttaagAAAATCCATCCCAAACTTTCACAACTTAGTCGCAAAGGGTAGAAAATGAATATGTGCCCAAATTGCttcccccggcctgccaaaaaaatctttgctcgACTCTTTTATCCTCCTGTGTAGTTACCTCCACTTACAAGCAGAAAACTATAATATCCGCTTGATGATTTTGATAAAGAGAGTAAAAAGAAACACTCGATAGAAAGTTCCAATGCCCCTTTAACATAGACAAAAAGGTTTAAGTAACCTTGAAAATATTCgaatatatacaaatatacatacatgtaaaatAAGATGTTACAAACTTTAACATAAGTATTAGCGTTCCAAAGTTAACGAGCTCCACGAACATTCATTTGCAGAGTGCTCAAAAGTTAATGAGTCCCGCGAATATTCATGAGAATTCCGAAGTTGAAGGTACAGAAACAGAAGAAGCGCGAtccccattgggctattccagaaaataggttcacaccccctatagaggagtaaattttcaaacaaaaaatgtccgcatttccaagtttgctttctgaaaacgactggatttccagttgccaatattactggaaaaagcttggaaatccaatcaaatgaaggaaaaatcacggaaatgttgaaaatgagctctcatattgaggatttctgattttaaactatttttctgccggatttgtttgcctttgggcactttaaaagtctggattttcaacagtcacgactggacaaaaagtccggatatccgaactcctctatagggggtgtgcatctattttctggaatagcccaatttagaaGCGTACGTTAGGGACTGTTcataaacacttgtaagggggggggggctgatgccaaaaaaaaataatcgcGAAAAAATGTTGGGGCCCCCCTtgacagacctcaaaaatttcacggccacccctttttgacatgaaaattatgggtcaaccccatagaaaagcatataaactcaattttcccaggaaaatttgtggtcattttttttatcCCTCCTTAGGAGGGGGctgaacggtcccttagattttgtgaacggtcccttagattTTGGTATTGGAATATTTTATTGATGTGTCGTGTCGATTCGGCAAATGAGGTGTGTGGAGATTTGTTTAGATACGAAGGTAGGTGCGGTGTCATTCAGATCTTTCCAGGTGAGCAGCAAGAATTTGGAAGTCAATTCTGTGACGTATGAAACGAAGCTTGTAACGACGGATGGTCGGTTTTCAAAACTCAGTATTTCGGTCAATGTAACGACACTGTTAAGAGATATGGCGAATTGCAAAAATAGCTTGTGCATGCTTTTTAATCCGTTTGTCTCCCAGTTGGTGCCTGCGTTGGTGCCTAAATCAccgcaatttttttaatttaacaatgTTCCGAAAGCTGATAAGTTAGACAGTAGTAGAACAGTTTTATATATCGGTTATATATAGTCTGAATAATCATAATTATTAACACACACATTTCATATTCTACCCCAGAATAATTATTATCAGTCGCAATTATTGAAAGATTCCCAAAtggattttgtaagatttttcagCTCTATTATTGTTTGAAATCACTACATGTACGTATCTGTCGACAGATACTTCTGCAAAAAGCTTGATGGCTGAGGAATATCAGCAAGGCGACATCGAATCATCAGACGGAGAACTACTTTAAAGTGCGGATGACGCCAGGCGTAGATCAACGGATTGACGGCGGAATTGGCGAAAGCTATAATCCATGCGTAGACGTGTATTTGTGGTGGAATGCTTATGATGTTAGCAACACTGATTGGTATAAGGGACACCATCAAAATACAAACACACACGAACAGATTCTTGGTAATTTCTATCATATCTCGATTGATCTTCTTATTGTGACTTCCTATCGCAGGGGCTATAGTCGTGGAAGCTTCAGCGTCAGTGGTGGTAGAAGCCATGGACAATTCAACACTTGCTGCTGGCACAGAAGAGCGCTTTCTTTGTCCAAAATGACGCTTTACGTGAACGTAAATTGCGATATAACAGACACATATGACTGTGAGTAATAGCGTTGTTGAGATTCCTTGATAAAGATCGTAAATTGCTGCCGTGGGGTTACTTATGACGTCAGAACAGGTGTGACTCTCTATAACAAACCCCACATTTCCGAAGCCAacaaatgttggcatacccaccAACGTGATAGCTATTATGTAACAGCAAGCTAACATAATTGTTATGTTTCGAGTCGTGTAGACTTTCTGGTATGTCGCAAAAGAACGGGTTATAAGAATTAGTCTGTTCACGGCGATATAAACGAGGGACCAAACACTGATACCGATGCTCATAAAAATCACCAACCCAGCAGTTGTGCAGATCCATTCGGTTCCAGGTATCAACCATTCGTCGCCACTTAAAGCGGCTACACCCCACCAAGGCATAGCCAAACAAGCCACAAAATCAGCAAAGCTTAAGTTGACAACGAACACATTTGTTCTTGTACGTAAAGTTTTGGAAAGAGCAACAGCGATGATCACCATTAAGTTACCAATTGCGCCGATGAGAAATATGGCAAAAAATAAACATGCGAGAATTACGCGTTCAGTAAAACCAGCGTAAGACGGCACTGTTTCCATTGTAGTGTTATTCGCCATTTGTAATGAAGTAATATTTTAATCCCAGGTGACAAAATTTGTTCTTACGTATCACTTTTATATTCTATATAACTATTCGTAAACGATCGACTTATgatataaaaacatgaaaagcATCTCGTGATGGTTTGCGGAACAGCAACTGCCAATGAATAGTTTACATACCTGATATCATTTACAGTTCATATATTCTTCATAGAACCGGAACAAGAGGAACTAAATTCTTCATATTACGAAAACAATTATCTTTATTCAGATACTGTATCACATGATGTATATCATTTTAGAGAGGGGGTGTATGGAACAGAGAGGGATGGATTTGTTTAGAATTCTAAATGGTTGATATACTTACATACGTAATGCTACACTAGATTTATACTGATTGTTTCATAGTAATAATACTATCACCTCTTACAAGATAATGCAAAGGTCCAAAGAAATATATGGGTGATAGGGTGTTGAACTTTAATTACACTAACCCACTTAACCTACGCAAGAAATCGGGCACAATGAATAATTTTAACATGATTATACGCGAACTCAAACCACAAATACTcataaaaaagaaggaaaaaaaacccattgattgATAAATTTGATCAAATTAACAGCACGTCATTGTCCCAGATTGCTATATTACAAAAAATAGTCTGTAATAATATTTCAGTAGAAATGTAAGTACAATATTTTAGTGCACGATTTGCAGTTATTACTGTGAATGTTATAGCATGTTGTAAATATTGGGTATATTATTTTCTTGACTCCTTCAACTActaccagtgtacttcggttatatttataaatgcgcttttataaatacgcacgtgaccacctccgcgctgccatgacagcttgtagatagtaagtctcgaagtgaccttctacatagcgggtggtcttcctatacatttgaatgcaaaggcggaacaacacgaAACTagtgtgcagcaaaattgtctattttgttcaactttgtgattatattgtaaacgtttccgtcgttgattATTCgttgtcaaatactttcaaaatgttgtttttgataacata from Amphiura filiformis unplaced genomic scaffold, Afil_fr2py scaffold_145, whole genome shotgun sequence includes the following:
- the LOC140145129 gene encoding 5-hydroxytryptamine receptor 4-like — its product is MANNTTMETVPSYAGFTERVILACLFFAIFLIGAIGNLMVIIAVALSKTLRTRTNVFVVNLSFADFVACLAMPWWGVAALSGDEWLIPGTEWICTTAGLVIFMSIGISVWSLVYIAVNRLILITRSFATYQKVYTTRNITIMLACCYIIAITLVGMPTFVGFGNVGFVIESHTCSDVISNPTAAIYDLYQGISTTLLLTVICVCYIAIYVHVKRHFGQRKRSSVPAASVELSMASTTTDAEASTTIAPAIGSHNKKINRDMIEITKNLFVCVCILMVSLIPISVANIISIPPQIHVYAWIIAFANSAVNPLIYAWRHPHFKVVLRLMIRCRLADIPQPSSFLQKYLSTDTYM